The window GTGGTGCGCGGGCGCGAGCGGCAGCGCGTCGGGCGCCTCGTCGCGGCCGGGCGGTGGCCGGTCCCACACCATCTTGAACATCGTCGTCTCGGCTTCGACCCGCCACCCCAGCGGCGCGGTGCCCGACCAGCCGTCGCAGTAGAAATGCTCGTCCGGACCGCAGAACGGCGCGAGCGCGGCGAAGTCGGGCCGCGCCTGGTCGGCGAACCCCACGATCGGCGAAAAGCCGCGCGTGTACCGGCGCGCCGCGCCCGCGCCCTGCGCGAAGCGGGCCTGCGCGCCGGACAACGCGTGCCACACGATGTTGTCGAGCAGGGAGATCATGGGTTTCGCCGGCCGCGCCGAGCGCAGGCCCGTGCGGCCGGCGTACGTGTCGTTCGCACGCCGCAGTCGTCGACCGATGCCGCTCCCGCCGGGACCCGCCGTCAGCCGATCCGGCCGATGATCGCCTTCATCTCGTCGACCGACCAGGCACGCATCGAGGTCGTGCGCACGTTGCCGAGCGAACCCAGTTTCAGCAGGCCCGCAGTGATCGCGTCGTCCGGCCCTTCGACGACCACCGCCATGTCGTGCGCGCCGACGGTGTAGTACGCGTGCCGGATCGAGAAGCCGAGCTTCTCGGCCGCGGCCCGGAAGGCCGCGAGGCGTTCCGGCGAATCCTTGACGTTGCGGATGCCCTGGTCGGTGAAGTTCGCGAGGACCACGTAGGTTGCCATGTCGCACCTCCTCCGTCGGATCGGCCGGACGGCCGTCGCGCCGCGATCGAGGTGTCGCGGCAAGTCCGATGCTCCGGCCCGCACGCAGGATACGCGAACCGGTGGGCGCACGGCGCGCGGCCTCGGCGGGCCGATTGCGCTGGGGACGGAAACTTCGCCATCCCGGAGGAATAACCTGCGCGGGCGACTGTTCGTCCACCTTGGCTCGTGCGTCGTACCGGATGTCCGGCGAGGCACGGGCCGGGACCGCGGCGCATCCGGCCGCGCAACGCGTGAACCTGGAGGAGGATCCATGCGAAGGACGATGCTCGGAATGGCGCTGGCAGCCGCAGGCGTGGTGCTGACCGGATGCGCGGGGATGGCGACGCAGGGCGGACCGCAGGACATGACGTTCTTCGTCACGAGCGCCGGCCCGGGCCAGGGCGCGAACCTCGGCGGCCTCGCGGGCGCGGATGCCCATTGCCAGAAGCTCGCCGCCGCCGCGGGGGCGGGCGGGCGTACCTGGCGGGCCTACCTGAGCACGCAGGCGCCCGCACCCACCGATGCGAGCGCGGTGAACGCGCGCGACCGCATCGGGAGCGGTCCGTGGCGGAACTACAAAGGCGAGGTGATCGCGCAGAGCGTCAACGACCTGCACTCCGCGTCGAACAACCTCGACAAGCAGACGGCGATCGACGAACGGGGCCAGACGGTGAACGGCCGGGGCGACACGCCGAACAACCACGACATCCTCACCGGGTCGCGCCTCGACGGCACCGCGTTTCCGGGGGGAGGGACCAACCCCGACATGACCTGCGGCAACTGGACCAAGGGCGGTCCGGACGGCTCGGCGATGGTGGGACACCACGATCGCACGGGGCTCGCGCCCGTGCCCTGGGCGCAGTCGTGGAACATGTCGCACCCGAGCGCGGGTTGCGACGCGGCGAAGCTCCGGGCGACCGGCAGCGCCGGACTCTTCTACTGCTTCGCCACGAATTGACGGCGTTCGCCGGCGCGTGCGGGGGGCGCGCGCCGCCTCCCCGCACTCCCGGACGGGCAACTCCGATCACGCTTCGCGTCGAAGGCATGATGGCCCGCGCGCGGACCGTGCCCGGTCGTGCCGAGGGGATCAACCCGGCCGTCGTCCCTTGACTGCGTTGGCCCGCGCGCGTTGCGTGACACTGCCGTCCGCTGCGATGGCGAGGCGCGCGCGCACCCGTGAACGGATCTGCTCGACCTCGTCCGCGGGTCGCGCGTCGAGGATCGAGCGGAATGCCGCGCCCGACATGCCGGAAGCCCACACCTCGTCGAAGTTCGCGAATCGGCGCTCGACGGCGATCTGCCGGGTCTCGATGCCGGCGAGCCCGGCGTCCTGCCACAGGACACGCATCGTGTCGATCCGCGAGGCTTCGACGCTCGGCGGCTTTTGCGCCGGCGTGCCCATCTCGTGCAGCACGGAGGCGAGCGCGGCGTGCGGGAAGCCGCCGCCGTGCATGTCCCAGACGTAGGCGGCGACCGCGCCGCCGGGACGCACGACGCGCACCATCTCGGCGACGCACGCCGCCGGGTCGGGCACGAAGAAGATCACCAGCGCCATCAGCGCGACGTCGAAGCTGGCGTCGGCATAGGGAAGCGATGCCGCGTCGCCGGTCCGGAAGCGCACCTCTGCGGTGGCGGCCTGCGCGCGCGCCCATTCGATCTGGCCCGCCGACGGATCGATCGCGTCGACGCCCGACGGCGCGGCGCGCGCGACGATGCGGCCGGTGAACGCGCCGTTGCCGCAGCCGACGTCGAGCCAGCGCAACCCGGCGGGGAGCGCGAGCCAGTCGAGGAACACGTCGCCCGCGAGCCGGCTCCAGCCGCCCATCATCCGGTCGTACGCGGCACCGTCGTCGAACGGGATCGGCGCGCGACTCATCGCATCAGGCCTCCGACACGTAGTGCAGCAGTTCCTCGTCGCCGGGCGGCAGGCGGATCGTCCCCTCGCGGCGGAAGCCGAGGCGTTCGAGCAGCCGTCGCGACGGTGGGTTCTCCTGCGAGACGATCGCGACGATGCGCGCGCCGTCGAGGTCACGCACCCCCCGATCGCCGATGTGGCGCAGCCAATCGGGATCGTTCAGGAGCGCGAGCCCGAACGGGGCGTCGTCCGGCTCGAACCAGTGGACGACGAGACGCTCCGTCTGCGCGACGCGCGAAGGGCGCGCGAGGGGGGGCGAAGGCGCGGGATCGACGGGACTTCTCATTCAGGGTCGCGTGCGGCGGCAGATCGAGCAGTTGCAGCGGAACGACGGTTGCGTCAGGTCGAGGTCCGCCTCGAAGACGACGGCGCCGCAATGGCAGCGCCCGCGGTAGGTCTTCAGCATCAGGCGCCGCTCCGGTCGGAGGACGCGAGCGTGGTGGGCTCGCCGTTGAGCGTGACCTTCGAGAACGGCCAGTCGTTCGCGAGCCAGCGGCGCAGGAACGAGTGCAAGTCGTCCTCGAGGCCGCTCGAAAGTTCGCTCGCCCGCGCCCAGAACCAGACGTCGGCGTCGGTGCCCCCGACATGCGGGGGATCGACGTAGACGCAGCCGAGGAGCCGCGCGTCGTCGCGCGACATCACCGCGTAGTCGAACGACGAGCGCAACTGAAACTCCTTCTGGTGCCAGCCCAGGTCGACGATGTTCTGCTCGATCGTGAGGTCGTCCGCGGGCCAGCCCCAGACCTCGCCGAAGCGGCGCCACAGGTGCTCGCGGCTCGACATGACCGCATCGTAGTCCTTGAACGCGTCGTGGATCGTGATCGAGCGCATGCGGAAACGCGCGGTCTCGACGACGGCCGGGACGACGAAATCCCGGGGCAGGAATGCCATCGATGGACCTCGGGTCGGTTGCGGAATCGGGTGCGGTACGTCGCGTCGAACCCGCCGTCACGCGGGGGTGGACCTGCCTTGTCCGCCGATGCGCGCCTTGGCGCAGCAGCGGACGGCGGCGTCGATCCGGTCAGGCACGCCGTTCGAACGCGAGCCCGACGCCCAGCCCGACGAGCACCGCGCCGCTCGTCCGGGTGAGCCAGACGAGCGCACGCGGGCGTGAGCGCAGCGCGCCGGACAGCATGCCGGCGCAAAGGCCCACCGGGCCCTTGACGACGAACGTGAGCCCGGCGAAGACGAGGCCGAGCACGAAGATCGACAGCGTCGGATGCGCGGTGCCCGGCGTGACGAACTGCGGCAGGAACGCGAAGTAGAACACCGCGATCTTCGGATTGGAGAGATTCGACAGCGCGCCCTCGACGAACAGGCGGCCGGGCGACTTCCGCGCGCCGCCTGCGAACGCGAGTTCCGCGTGGCGGGTGGAGAGCAACTGGATGCCGACGTAGACGAGGTAGACCGCGCCGACGAGCTTCAACGCGAGGAACAGCCACTCGGAGGCGCGCAGCAGCGCGCCCAATCCCGCGGTCGCGAGGATCGTGTGGCCGACCAGCCCGACGCTCACGCCTGCCGCGGTCGCGACGCCCGCGTGCGCGCCTTGCGCGATCGAGCGCGACATGACGAGCACCATGTCCTGGCCCGGCGTCACGATCAGCACGAGCGAGGCGACGATGAACAGGATCCAGGTGGCGTCGATCATGGGTCGGCGGGGCGAAGGCGCGGAGGACGGGCGAAACGTCCCTTGTACCCGAAGCGGCGCCGGTTGAGAAGCGGCCGGATCCCGCATCCTGCCGCCGGCCGCGCGATGGCCCCCGGCGCCACGCCATCGCGCGTTCGCTACCTCCCGCCCTGCGCGGCGACGCGATCGAAGAAATCGTAGATGGCGCGATCGCCCATGTTGCGCGCGTCGGCGAGTTCGCCCGCCTGCGTCGCGTAGATCACGGTGCCTTCGGGCGAGAGCACCGCCACCGCGGGAATGCCGCTCTTCAGCGGGACGCCGAATTTCGCGGCGAGGTCGACGTTGCGGTCGAAGCGCCCGACGTCGACCTTCACGACGCTGAAGCGGCGGGCGATGAGCGGAGCCGCAGCGCCCTGCCGGAACGCCAGGTCGAGGATCTTGCAGTCGGCGCACCAGTTGGCGCCGAACACGACGAGCACCGGCATCCGCGTGTGCGCGGAGCGCGACAGCGCGGAGGCGATGTCGGCGCGGGCGTCCGCGCCCTCGTCGTAGGGGCCGGTCGCGGCGGCGACGGCGAGCGGGATCGCGGCCAAGAGGGCGGTGAGGGTTCGGCGCATGGCGTCGGCGGTCGCAGGTATTGCGGAAGCTTACTCCCGCGCGCGGCGTACGGTGCCCGGCCCGCGTCGCGCCCCGGCCCTACCTGATGAACTGGTCGACGAACCGCTCGCCCAGCCCGCAGGCGCGGTAGTGCCTGCGGCACATCTCGGCCTTGGTGAAGACGTCCTCGTAGCCGGTGACCGCCCCCTCGTCGTCGACGTAGATCATCGCGCCGTGGATGTTGAAGAACGTGATCATCTCCTGCGCGCCGACGGCTTCGTCGACCACGAGTGTGTGGATCTCGCCGGGCGGCTCGTAGACGAAACTCCCTTCGGTCGCCACCCAGTCGTGCTCGAGGTAGCGCCACGCGCCCTTCATCACGAGTCCGGTCACCCACGACGGGTGGACGTGGCGCGAGAGCACGCCGGTCTTGCGCACGCGCAGGAGGTTGCACCAGCTTCCGGTGACGGTGTTCAGGAGCAGCGGCCGGAACCAGACGTCCTTCGCCTGCGGCACCCAGACGCGCTCGTCGTCGGGGATCGCCCGCTCTGCGATCTCGGGCTGGATGCGCGGAACCTGCGTGATCATCGTGAAACTCCTTCCTGCGGTGTTCTCGGGGAGTCGGCGGTCATCGCGCCCCTGCGATCAGGCCGCGGCCGCGATGAGTCGCTCGACGCCCGGGTAGTCGCCGCGCGCGATGACGTACTTGGCGGCGTACCCGCCCCACTTGCCGCCGCTCGTGAATGCCCGCAGGAACGCATCGCGGTCGACGACGCGCCGCCCGCCGAGCGTCGCGACGCCGCGCTCGAACAGCGGATCGGGCAGGGTGCCCGCGGTCGGGCCGACCACGGCGACGTGGCGCGCGTGACGGCAGGCTGCGAGCACGTCGTCCAGCGTGTCGTTCAGGATGATCGTGCAGGTCGAGACGACCTTGTCGCAAGTCTCGAGCTCCGCGGGGTCGAGCGTCACGCGAACGCCCGGCTCGTCGCGCACGAGCTCCGGCTTGAGTTCGAGCACCGTGAGCCTCGCGCCCGACCGACGGACGATCGGGACGAGCGGAGTGAAGAGCCCGATCATGCCGATGTGCTCTCCGGGCCGCGGGTCGATCGCGCCCAGCGGATCGCCGCCGGCGTCCGGCACCCAACGCGCGCGCGTGAACAGGCCCTGCGACAGCGCGTTGATCGTGGCGAAGCCGAGCGCGCGCGCGACCGGATCGTCCGTCGCGAACCCCGCCGCGAGCGAAGCGGCATCGATGCCCGCCAGGCCATGTCCGCCGTGGCGTTCGCGCAACGGCGATTCGGTGCCTGCGAGCTGGATGTAGGCGAAGCCGATCGAGCCCTCGTCGAGTTCCAGCGCGCAGAACTCCGCCTCCTTGGTGCCGCTCGCCGGCGGCAGGTGGAACGCCCGCACCCGCGGCGCGCCGAGCCGATGCGCGACGCGGCCGGCGAGTTCGACGTAGCGCTCAGTGACCGTCGGCATCGCGGCTCGGAGGCAGGTGGCGGCGGCAGCGCTGCCGCGATGCCGCGCGGCTCCCGTCGTCGGAGGCCGGCGGCGCGACGTCGAACAGCCTCCTTGAGCTCCTGCACATGTCGGCCTCCGCGGCACCAGCGAAACGGGCGCACCGAGGTGCGCCCGCCCGCAACGTTGCGCGATGCGCTACTTCGACGCCGGGAGCTTCCCCTGCACGCCTTCGACGTAGTAGTCCATCTTGTTCAGCGTCGCGTCGTCGATCGTCTTGCCCGCCGCGATCCGCTCCTTGCCCTCGTTGTCCTTCACCGGGCCGGTGAACGGGTGGAACTTGCCGGTCCGGATGTCGGCCTCGACCTTGCCGACCTCGTCCTGGACCGACTTCGGCACGGCGGCGTTGAACGGCGCCATCTTGATCATGCCTTCCTTGATGCCGCCCCAGAGGCTCGACGGCTTCCACTTGCCGTCGACCGCCGCCTGCACGGTCTTCGTGTAGTAGTCGCCCCACTGGTGGGTGACCGCGGTGAGCTGCGCCTTCGGGCCGTACTTCGACATGTCGCTGTGGTAGGCGACCGCGTAGACGCCCTTCGCTTCCGCGGCCTGCACGGCGGCGGTCGAATCGGTGTGGTGCGTGAGCACGTCTGCGCCCTGCGAGACGAGCGTATCGGCGGCGGTGCGCTCCTTGCCCGGGTCGAACCAGGAATTGACCCACACGACCTTCACCTCGGCCTTCGGGTTCACGCTGCGCATCCCGCGCGTGAACGCGTTGATGCCCATCACCACCTCGGGGATCGGGAACGCGCCGACGTAGCCCGCGACGTTCGACTTGGTCATGCGGCCCGCGACGATCCCGGCGAGATAGCGGCCCTCGTAGAAGCGCGCGTTGTAGATGCCGACGTTGGCCGCGGTCTTGTATCCGGTCGCGTGGTCGAAATGGGTCTTCGGGAAGCTCTGCGCGACCTTGATCGTCGGGTTCATGTAGCCGAACGAGGTCGTGAAGATCATCTGGTGGCCGCTTTGCGCGAGTTCGCGGATCACGCGCTCGGCGTCGGCGCCCTCCGGCACGTTCTCGATGTACTTGCTCGTCACCTTGCCGCCGAGCGCCGCCTCCATCTGCTTGCGGCCGATGTCGTGCTGGAAAGTCCAGCCGGCGTCGCCGATCGGGCTCACGTAGACGAAGCCGATCTTCATCGGACCGGCGGCCTTCGGCTGCGAGAGCGCCGGGATGGCGGTGGACGCGAGCGCGCCGGCCATCGTCGCCAGCGCGGTCCTGCGGTTCATCTTCGGCATTGCGGCAATCTCCTTGGAATGCGGGGGCGGGAGGGGGAAGCCACCCGTCGGCGGATGGCGTCGTGCGGAGGCGGATTCTACGCCGGAACGGGCGCGGGGCCGGCCGGCGGGGTTGCTGGTGTCCGGCGGCACCGAAGCGGGTCGCCGGCCGCGCCGATCAACGTGCATTCAGCGCTCACGCGTGGGGGTGGAACGGCTTGCCGAGCGACGCCGGCGCGTTCAGGCGGATGGTGACCGCGTCGCGCGAGATGATCGCCAGCACGACGATGGTCGCGAGGTAGGGCAGCATCGACAGGTACTGCGCGGGAATCGCCGAGCCCGCGGCCTGGGCCTGGAACTGCGCGAGCGTGACGCCGCCGAAGAGGTACGCTCCGGCGAGCACGCGCCACGGCCGCCAGGTCGCGAACACGACCAGCGCCAGCGCGATCCAGCCGCGTCCGGCCACCATGCCCTCGACCCACAGCGGCGTGTAGGCGACCGACAGGTAGGCGCCGGCGAGCCCCGAGCAGGCGCCGCCGAACACCACCGCGGCGTAGCGGATCGCGACGACCGGATAGCCGATCGCGTGCGCCGACTGCGGCGACTCGCCGACCGCGCGGAGCACGAGTCCCGCCCTCGATCGGGTCAGGAACCACTGCACGGCGGCGAACAGCACGAACGACAGGTAGACGAGCGGGTTGTGGCCGAACAGCAGCGGCCCGACGAGGGGCAGGTCGGAGAGCCCCTTGATCGCGAGCGGCTTGATGCCCTCGATCACGACCGACACGTAGTCGAGGCCGACGAACGCCGAGAGCCCGACGCCGAAGAGCGACAGCGCGAGTCCGGTCGCGACCTGGTTCGCCATCAGCGAGAGCGCGATGACGCCGAAGACGAGCGATACCGCGGCGCCCGCCGCGGTGCCCGCGGCGACGCCGAGCCACGGCGATCCGGACTTCGACGCGACGATGAACGCGACGACCGCGCCGACCAGCATCATGCCCTCGACGCCGAGGTTCAGCACGCCCGACTTCTCGGTGACGAGTTCGCCCAGGCTCGCGTACACGAGCGCCGTGCCCGCGGCGAGCGTCAGGACGACGAGTTGCGCGACGGTGTCCATCGTCGGTCAGTCTTTCGTCGGGCGGAGGCGCGCGTGCGCGCGAGGCGCGGTTGCGCCGCGGATCGACCCGGTCGCGGGAACCGGGCGCTTCACGCCGGCGCCCTTCCGACCCGGCGCCGGCGGAAGCGGTAGCCGATGAGGACATCCGCCGCCAGCAGGAAGAAGAGCAGCGTTCCCTGGAACAGTCCGGTGACCGACGACGGCAGCGCGAGATTCAGCTGCGCCGATTCCCCGCCGAGGTAGAGGAGCGACATGAGGAGGCTCGCGAACACGATCCCGACCGGATTCAGCCGGCCGACGAACGCGACGATGATCGCCGCGAAGCCGTAGCCCGGCGACACCGACGGCAGCAGTTGTCCGATCGGCCCGGCGACCTCGCCGACGCCCGCGAGTCCCGCGCACGCGCCGCCGACGAGCATGCCGATCCACACGGTGCGCGGCGACGAGATGCCGGCGTAGTGCGCCGCGGCGGGCGCGAGGCCGGCGACGCGCATCTGGTAGCCGACGAAGCTCTTCTCCATGAACACCCAGCCGGAGGCCACGACGGCGAGCGCGACCAGGAGCCCGACGTTGAGTCGCGTCTCGGCGAGGAGGTTCGGCAGGATCGCGCCTTCGGTGAACATCCTCGACTGCGGGAAGTTGAAGCCCTCGGGGTCGCGCCAGGCGCCGTGGACGAGGATCGACAGGACGAACGTCGCGACGTAGACCAGCATCAGCGAGACGAGGATCTCGTTCGCGTTGAAGCGGGTGCGCAGGAACGCCGGGATCGCCGCCCACGCCATCCCGCCCGCCATGCCCGCCGCGAACATCACCGGCAGCAGCAGCGGCGAGGTGCTGCCCTCGAACGCGAGCGCGACGCCGCCGCCCGCGATCGCGCCCATCGTGAGCTGGCCTTCGGCGCCGATGTTCCAGACGTTCGCACGGTAGCCCGCCGCGAGGCCGGTCGCGATCAGCATCAGCGGCGACGCCTTGAGCAGCAGTTCGCCCACGCCGTAGAGCGAGTCGACCGGCTTCACGAAGAACGCGTGGAACGCGTCGAGCGCGTTCTTGCCCATCAGCGGGAACAGCACGAGCCCGACCGCGATCGTCATGCCGACCGCGATCAGCGGCGACGCCCAGCGAAAGGTGCGCGACGGTTCGGGGCGGGCTTCGAGGCGGAACATCATGGGATCCGCGACGCCATTCGTCGCCGGACGGAGCGCGGGTTCGTGAGGACCGTCGAGTCGAACATCACGGCTCCGCCCCGATGGCCCCGGCCGGCGAGAACCCGCGCGCGGCCTGAGCGCCCGGGGCGATGAACGAACCCGCCATCAGCATCCCGATCTCCGCGGCGCTCGTCTCGCGAGCGGGCCGCGCCTCTGCGAGCCTGCCCTGCGCGATCACCGCGATGCGGTCGCAGATCTCGAAGAGTTCGTCCAGCTCCTCGGAGACCACGAGGACCGCGACGCCCGCGTCCCGGAGGTCGATCAGCGCCTGGCGGATCTGTGCCGCGGCGCCGACGTCCACGCCCCAGGTCGGCTGCGCGGCGACCATCACCTTCGGACTCTGCCCGATCTCGCGCCCGACGATGAACTTCTGCAGGTTGCCGCCCGAGAGCGAGCGCGCGGCCGCGTCCGGGCCCCCGGCCTTGACGTGGTAGCGCTCGATCGTCGTCTGCGCGAACGCACGCACGGCCGCGGCCTGCACGAATCCGCGCCGCACGAGTCCTCGCGCGTGCGCGGTGAGGAGCGCGTTCTCCGCGAGCGACATCTCCGGCACCGCGCCGCGCCCCAGTCGCTCCTCCGGGACGAACGCGAGTCCGAGCGCGCGCCGTTCGTCGGCGTCGAGCCGGCCCGCGGCGACGCCCATGAGCGTGATCGCCCGCGCGTCGTCGATCCGCCGCTCGCCCGAGAGCGCCGCCATCAGTTCCTTCTGGCCGTTGCCCGAGACGCCGGCGATGCCGACGATCTCGCCCGCGTGCACCGCGAGCCGCAGGTCGACGAGCGAGGTGCCGAACGGGTCGTCGGAGGGAAGCGAAAGTCCCTCGACGACGAGCCTCGGCTCGCCGCGGCTGACGTCGCGATGCCGCGGATGCGGCAGGTCGCCGCCGATCATCATCCGCGCGAGCGATGCCGAGGACTCGCGCCGCGGGTCGCAGGTGCCGGTGACCTTGCCGCCGCGCAGCACCGTCGCGCGCGTGCAGAGCGCGCGGATCTCGTCGAGCTTGTGGCTGATGTAGAGGATGCTGCAGCCTTCGCCCGCGAGCCGGCGCAGCGTCGCGAACAGCTTCTCGACCGCCTGCGGCGTCAGCACCGAGGTCGGCTCGTCCATGATCAGGAGCCGCGGATCCTGCAGCAGGCAGCGCACGATCTCGACCCGCTGCCGCTCGCCGACCGACATCGAGTGGACGTGGCGGTCGGGGTCGAGCGGCAGGCCGTAGCGGGCGGACACGTCGCGGATGCGCGCCGGCAGGTCGCCGCCGGCGCGTTCGCGGTCGAGCGCGAGCGCGATGTTCTCGGCCACGGTCAGCGTCTCGAACAGCGAGAAGTGCTGGAACACCATGCCGATGCCGAGCCGGCGCGCGCGCGCGGGATTGGCGATCGTGACCGGCTTGCCTTCCCAGCGGATCGTTCCCGCGTCGGGCTTCACGACGCCGTAGATCACCTTCATCAGCGTCGACTTGCCGGCGCCGTTCTCGCCCAGCACCGCGTGGATCTCGCCGGGCGCCACCTCGAGGTCGATGCCGTCGTTCGCGACGACGGACGGATAGGCCTTCGTGATGCCCGCGAGCGCGAGGCGCGAGGCGGAGCCGGCAGCGTCGCCCGTCACGCCCGGGTTCCTCGCGCGGCCGGCGCGGAACGGAGGCCGCCCCCGTTCGTCGTCTCGCCGCGGTGATCGCCATCGCTCGCGCGGCGCTCGCGCAGCGCGAGGATCTCCGCCGCCACGCCGACCGCGATCACGCCCGGCTCCTTGCCGGCGAGCCCGGCGCTCGCGCCGATCGGACAGGTGACGCGCGCGAACGCATCCACGGACACGCCGCGCGAGGCGAGGCGCCGCGCGAACTGCGCGCGCTTCGAGGCCGAGCCGATGAGTCCGAGGTAGGTCCAGTCGTCGCGGGCGAGCGCGGCCTCGACGATCTCGAAGTCGAGGATGTGCGAGTGCGTGGTGACGACCACGCAGGCGCCGCGCGGCGCGTCGGCGAGTTCGTCGGCGGGCGCGTCGGTGACGACGACCTCGACGTTGCCGGGGATGTGCGCCGGGA of the Burkholderiales bacterium genome contains:
- a CDS encoding GYD domain-containing protein encodes the protein MATYVVLANFTDQGIRNVKDSPERLAAFRAAAEKLGFSIRHAYYTVGAHDMAVVVEGPDDAITAGLLKLGSLGNVRTTSMRAWSVDEMKAIIGRIG
- a CDS encoding class I SAM-dependent methyltransferase, whose amino-acid sequence is MSRAPIPFDDGAAYDRMMGGWSRLAGDVFLDWLALPAGLRWLDVGCGNGAFTGRIVARAAPSGVDAIDPSAGQIEWARAQAATAEVRFRTGDAASLPYADASFDVALMALVIFFVPDPAACVAEMVRVVRPGGAVAAYVWDMHGGGFPHAALASVLHEMGTPAQKPPSVEASRIDTMRVLWQDAGLAGIETRQIAVERRFANFDEVWASGMSGAAFRSILDARPADEVEQIRSRVRARLAIAADGSVTQRARANAVKGRRPG
- a CDS encoding GNAT family N-acetyltransferase, whose product is MRSPVDPAPSPPLARPSRVAQTERLVVHWFEPDDAPFGLALLNDPDWLRHIGDRGVRDLDGARIVAIVSQENPPSRRLLERLGFRREGTIRLPPGDEELLHYVSEA
- a CDS encoding GNAT family N-acetyltransferase: MAFLPRDFVVPAVVETARFRMRSITIHDAFKDYDAVMSSREHLWRRFGEVWGWPADDLTIEQNIVDLGWHQKEFQLRSSFDYAVMSRDDARLLGCVYVDPPHVGGTDADVWFWARASELSSGLEDDLHSFLRRWLANDWPFSKVTLNGEPTTLASSDRSGA
- a CDS encoding LysE family translocator codes for the protein MIDATWILFIVASLVLIVTPGQDMVLVMSRSIAQGAHAGVATAAGVSVGLVGHTILATAGLGALLRASEWLFLALKLVGAVYLVYVGIQLLSTRHAELAFAGGARKSPGRLFVEGALSNLSNPKIAVFYFAFLPQFVTPGTAHPTLSIFVLGLVFAGLTFVVKGPVGLCAGMLSGALRSRPRALVWLTRTSGAVLVGLGVGLAFERRA
- a CDS encoding thioredoxin family protein, with the translated sequence MRRTLTALLAAIPLAVAAATGPYDEGADARADIASALSRSAHTRMPVLVVFGANWCADCKILDLAFRQGAAAPLIARRFSVVKVDVGRFDRNVDLAAKFGVPLKSGIPAVAVLSPEGTVIYATQAGELADARNMGDRAIYDFFDRVAAQGGR
- a CDS encoding 2,4'-dihydroxyacetophenone dioxygenase family protein; its protein translation is MITQVPRIQPEIAERAIPDDERVWVPQAKDVWFRPLLLNTVTGSWCNLLRVRKTGVLSRHVHPSWVTGLVMKGAWRYLEHDWVATEGSFVYEPPGEIHTLVVDEAVGAQEMITFFNIHGAMIYVDDEGAVTGYEDVFTKAEMCRRHYRACGLGERFVDQFIR
- a CDS encoding DUF364 domain-containing protein produces the protein MPTVTERYVELAGRVAHRLGAPRVRAFHLPPASGTKEAEFCALELDEGSIGFAYIQLAGTESPLRERHGGHGLAGIDAASLAAGFATDDPVARALGFATINALSQGLFTRARWVPDAGGDPLGAIDPRPGEHIGMIGLFTPLVPIVRRSGARLTVLELKPELVRDEPGVRVTLDPAELETCDKVVSTCTIILNDTLDDVLAACRHARHVAVVGPTAGTLPDPLFERGVATLGGRRVVDRDAFLRAFTSGGKWGGYAAKYVIARGDYPGVERLIAAAA
- a CDS encoding BMP family ABC transporter substrate-binding protein; this encodes MPKMNRRTALATMAGALASTAIPALSQPKAAGPMKIGFVYVSPIGDAGWTFQHDIGRKQMEAALGGKVTSKYIENVPEGADAERVIRELAQSGHQMIFTTSFGYMNPTIKVAQSFPKTHFDHATGYKTAANVGIYNARFYEGRYLAGIVAGRMTKSNVAGYVGAFPIPEVVMGINAFTRGMRSVNPKAEVKVVWVNSWFDPGKERTAADTLVSQGADVLTHHTDSTAAVQAAEAKGVYAVAYHSDMSKYGPKAQLTAVTHQWGDYYTKTVQAAVDGKWKPSSLWGGIKEGMIKMAPFNAAVPKSVQDEVGKVEADIRTGKFHPFTGPVKDNEGKERIAAGKTIDDATLNKMDYYVEGVQGKLPASK
- a CDS encoding ABC transporter permease, which gives rise to MDTVAQLVVLTLAAGTALVYASLGELVTEKSGVLNLGVEGMMLVGAVVAFIVASKSGSPWLGVAAGTAAGAAVSLVFGVIALSLMANQVATGLALSLFGVGLSAFVGLDYVSVVIEGIKPLAIKGLSDLPLVGPLLFGHNPLVYLSFVLFAAVQWFLTRSRAGLVLRAVGESPQSAHAIGYPVVAIRYAAVVFGGACSGLAGAYLSVAYTPLWVEGMVAGRGWIALALVVFATWRPWRVLAGAYLFGGVTLAQFQAQAAGSAIPAQYLSMLPYLATIVVLAIISRDAVTIRLNAPASLGKPFHPHA
- a CDS encoding ABC transporter permease, encoding MFRLEARPEPSRTFRWASPLIAVGMTIAVGLVLFPLMGKNALDAFHAFFVKPVDSLYGVGELLLKASPLMLIATGLAAGYRANVWNIGAEGQLTMGAIAGGGVALAFEGSTSPLLLPVMFAAGMAGGMAWAAIPAFLRTRFNANEILVSLMLVYVATFVLSILVHGAWRDPEGFNFPQSRMFTEGAILPNLLAETRLNVGLLVALAVVASGWVFMEKSFVGYQMRVAGLAPAAAHYAGISSPRTVWIGMLVGGACAGLAGVGEVAGPIGQLLPSVSPGYGFAAIIVAFVGRLNPVGIVFASLLMSLLYLGGESAQLNLALPSSVTGLFQGTLLFFLLAADVLIGYRFRRRRVGRAPA
- a CDS encoding ABC transporter ATP-binding protein, which gives rise to MTGDAAGSASRLALAGITKAYPSVVANDGIDLEVAPGEIHAVLGENGAGKSTLMKVIYGVVKPDAGTIRWEGKPVTIANPARARRLGIGMVFQHFSLFETLTVAENIALALDRERAGGDLPARIRDVSARYGLPLDPDRHVHSMSVGERQRVEIVRCLLQDPRLLIMDEPTSVLTPQAVEKLFATLRRLAGEGCSILYISHKLDEIRALCTRATVLRGGKVTGTCDPRRESSASLARMMIGGDLPHPRHRDVSRGEPRLVVEGLSLPSDDPFGTSLVDLRLAVHAGEIVGIAGVSGNGQKELMAALSGERRIDDARAITLMGVAAGRLDADERRALGLAFVPEERLGRGAVPEMSLAENALLTAHARGLVRRGFVQAAAVRAFAQTTIERYHVKAGGPDAAARSLSGGNLQKFIVGREIGQSPKVMVAAQPTWGVDVGAAAQIRQALIDLRDAGVAVLVVSEELDELFEICDRIAVIAQGRLAEARPARETSAAEIGMLMAGSFIAPGAQAARGFSPAGAIGAEP